A region of the Borreliella chilensis genome:
TTTCTTGTTTGTCGTTGGTTCTTGAAACTCTGAATTCTATTATAGTTGGATTTAAAGGGTTTTTCATGCTTGAACCTAATTCTTGCTCTGTAATTTCTTCAGATGCACCGATTAGCAACAATTTTTCTTGTATTTTTGCAATCTCTTCTTCTGAATTTGCCATTTCTGTTTCTTCTAGTAGCATTAAATTTTCGTTGTCAAATTCAGACTTTAAGAAGATTTCTTGTTTGCCAGGTTCAATTTTTTCAATTTCTAAAATAGGAGGAGTATTTGTATTTATCTCAAGCTCTTTTTTAAGGTCCAATTCAATTTGTAAGCTGTTTTTAATAATTTCTTTAGATTTAAATTCGTTTAAGGCTTTGTTTTTATTATTTGTATTCATATTAGCATTACAGCTAATAACTAGTAGCAATGGTGCAAGTATTAAGAATTTGCTTAAAACTTTTCCAAGCTTGCTTTTCAAAGCCTTGCTCTCCTTTTGAATAAAAATATTGAGAAACATTATACTACATTTTATTATTTTTTAATTTTGATTTTAAAATAAAAAAAAATCCCCTTAATAGGGGACCCCTTAACAGGGGGCTAGGGGGTATCAAAGATTTTTCATTATGATTTTTAAATTTTTTTACTACTTTTGTATGAATTAAATACATATATACAATACTTTTTAGTATTTTGCCTTTGGTGTATTTATAGTTTGGTGTTAGAAGTAGTGGCGCTGTTTTAATTATTTTTCCAAAATTCTCAGCACCATTCTTCTCTTTTTGTATTGATGCAAAGAATTTGCTTTGTACTAAGTGTATAGCATACTTTTAATTTTTCAGATTTATTAATAAAGGAGAACATCGAATAAAAAACGATGTTCCTTTGAATATATTAATATATTTAAATGTAAGCTTAAAATTTTAAATATTAACCTAATAAAATGCTTGCAAAATATTTAAATTATTTTGTTGTTTTACTAGGCATCATCATCATCTTCTTCAGAATTGTAGTTGTCTTCTTCTTCTTCTTCCAGCACGGGTTTTGAGTCTGATTTTTTTTTGTTACAATCTTGTTTTTCTTTAGGCGAGCCGTCCATCATTTTATTAAGAATAGAATCTATTAAAAATCCACGACCAATTGCGCTACAGGATATAATGAATACTGAAAACGAAATAAGTATTATTTTTTTAACCATTTAATCATTCCTTTAACCTAAGCAATTTAAATGTAATTATATATCATAAAATTTAATTTATCAATTAAATGGATATTCTTTTAAAGCTTAATTCATTTTAAATATATTCTTTTTGAATAACTAATCTTAGCTTATTTATGTCTGTTAGTATTTCTAAGATTTGAGCAAAATTTTTACTCATTTTAAAGATTTGATTGTGAGGTGCAAGGTCCAATTCTATGCTATTTTCACTAATAGACACTTTGTTGTAATCTATTGAATGGTAATCTTTTTTGTTTTTTATTTGGAATCTATAGATAGGATTTAAGTATTTCTCACTTACATTATTTTTAATGAGATTTTTAAGATCCAGTAAAGCATAATTTTTAGGCTTTTGGGTATCATTTGGAGGATTAAGCATTATATTAATAATATTTTTTTTATTTTTTTTAATGTTGAAAATAAATAATAGTTCTTGTTTTTGGAAAAGATTTTCAATATTTTTGATCTCTTTAAGATTTTTTAAAGTTAAGCCTTTTGAGTCTAATAATTGTTTTCGTATTAGAATGCTCAAAGATTCCACTTTTCCTTTTGTAGATAAAATTTTATCCTCTGCTTTTTGAAATTCATTTTCTCTGTTAATGTTAAAATCAATAGCTAATGTTTTAATCGGATAGGTTTGTGAGTAGTATTTTTCAAAGCTTGTTGGGTTTTGATTTGACTCTCTTATTTCTATGCTTTGAATTGACACAGGGATTGTTCCTACTACATTTTTGGTGTTAGTAGTTTTTTGTTTTTCATTTTCAAATAGTAGATCACAGGACAATATCAAGGCACCTAGCGATATTAAAATTACCTTTTTAACCATTTAATTACTCCTTATCCTTTAATACATTTATTATAAACTATTGTACGTATTAATAGTGATTTTAGTTTTATTGGATTAAAAAACATAAAAGGATAGGCAGTAATTTTTACAAAAAGAAGTTCTCTAATGCAACATAAGAACTTCTTTGGAGGTAGTTAAAAAGTAGCTCTAAGTTTTTGTTATATCGATTATTTAATAAGCTACAGTTTAGAAACAGTATTGCAGATACTTCTAAATATAGCTCACATTTGAAAAAGTCGAATTTTTGTTTGTTTAAATCCAAACAAAGAGGGCTCGAAGTGAATCCTCTTTGAAACATGTGTGGGAAGTGTTTAATAAGTTTAATTTTTTATTTCTTTTGATTATTTTATGAATTCTTTTAGTTTGGAAGTATTAGTTAGTATTTCTATTGTATTGTAAATGTTTTGACTTACTTTAAGATAATATTTTTTATTAGAATAAGGGGAATAAATAAGCTTAATTTTACCCAGGCCTTTTTTAAATTTGGTAAAGTTGAGATATTTCCAACTGTAATTGGTTGATACATAAAATGAGCTGCCAAATTGCAAATCGCCGGATTTGTCTTTGTTTGTAATTGCTTTGTTTATGCTTGATAAACTGTGATAATGAAACAGTGGCATTAAATTAATCACCTTTTTTTGTTTATCTTCGAAATTTAAACAGCATCTTATGTAATTATTCTCATAAAAGTTAATAAAATCTTTGTGGTTTTTTAATTTGAGCAGGTTTTTTAAACCTTTTTTATCCATATTATTTTTGTGAGCCAATATGCTTATTGATTTTAGTTTTCCTTTTGTGAGTGTAATTTTGTCGTATTGGTCTAAATATTGTGCTTCTGATTTTATTTCAATTGTTGCATTTGAGTCCGTATTGTAGGTTCTAATGTAAAATTGCGAACAAAGAATAGGATTTAAAGGTTTTGTATATTTACTTTTGTAAATTAGATTATTTTTAAATGAATTCACATTGTCTCTTGTAATATTAGAATTGTTTAATTTCTTTTTAAAAAAACTCAAAGTTGTGTACATATAATTATTTAATTATTCCTCAGCCCAAATTTATTTAAATAAGATATCATTTTATATATATTTTATCAATAGTTTTAAAATCATTTTATAATTTTTTATTAAAACAAAAAAACTAATTGATATTGATTATTTTATGATTATATTTTAATATGGTATAAATTTTAAATAAGGAGAATTAAATAATGACAAAATTAATGTATGCTGTATTTTTGAGTGCAATATTATTTGTTGCTTGCGAAACTACAAGAATTTCAGATGAGATGGAAAGCATCAAAACTGACGATTCAAAAGTTACAACTCCAATGACAGATAAATCTATGAAATCAACTCCACAACCTATGATGAAGACAATGAAAAAGTAATTTTTATTACTTTTATATGGGTTTAGAAAGAACACTGACAATAATTTTTTATAAAACTTTTTTAATAAATCTTATTAAAAAAGTTTTTAGTTTTTAATTTTTTTCAAAAACAAACATTTTGTTTTACCGGTAAATATTATTGCTCTAAACAATAATGTTCTTAGCAAGAAAGATTAAATATAAAAAAAGGGGAGGGATTGTTAACAATCCCTCCCCTTTTAATCGTAAACCAATATTATTGAATTGGAGCAAGAATATTGGTGGTTGTGTTTACTAGATTTAAAATTAAAGTTTGAATAGCTGCGAATTTAGCTTTTGGATTTTTCAATTGTATGTTGTCGTTTAATTTTGAAATGTTATTTCTTAATTCAGGGTTATTATTGTATTCCTTAATAATGTTATCTACATCTTTTAGCCACTCTTCTTTTAGTGTTGTAAGTTTATTAAAATCATAGTAGAGTGTTTTCAAATTAGGTTTGCTTAGATTTTGTAGCCTGTGTCTTACATACATTATTTTTGCGCTTATTTCTTCTATTGATAATTGAATGCTAAAACCTCTGTTTATGAGAGTTTCTTTAACTAAACTTAGGTAGTTTGAATCTTGGCTGAGTTTAGATAAAATTTTTCCAAGGTTTACAATAGTGCCTTCGTTGTAATTTAAAGATGTGTAAAGCATTCTTCTTTCAGTTAGATATTCTTCTTCGTCAAAATGTATTGTTGAGCCGGCATTGAAAATTATTTTACTAAATATGTCTTTTTTCATTCCAAATTGGTCATCAGGTTCATCCCTGTTAGAATCAAATTCGCTTATTTTAATAATATTCGCAGATCTATCTATTATTTTTTGTATTAGCTCTTGAGCTTCAGGATCCAATGTTTGTTTTGGGGCCTTGGATTTAGCATTAGCATTAGCATTAGCATTAGCATTGCCCTTATTGGGTTGTTGTAAAGCTGCTAAATTTGGGTTGTTAGCAATATTGCCAGCTGCGATTTGTGGTGGATTGTTTAGAGCATCAATTGCAACAAGCAAATCATCTATTTTTGGTTCTTCATTTTGAGTATTTTGAGACACTTCTTCGGTGCCGGGTAAGTCATTTTCGTTTTCAAATTTTTTTGTCTTTTTGTCATTATCTTTGTTGCCTTCGAATGAGCAAGAAAGCATAATGAGCACAGTTAATATGAGCAATAAAAATATTGCAGTTAATTTATTTTTTTTCAAAATGTTATCCTTCAATAAAAATTTTAAGTAATTAATATTAATTAATAATTTTAATTACCTAATTAATAACTTTAATTCAAAATTTATATTGTACAATATAAATTTTTTAAAAAAAGAGAGCTTTTGCTCTCTTTGGATACAAGGGTTTATATTTTTTGGGAATTTTTAATTATTATTATTTTTTAAATAATGTGTCTAAGTAAAATAGTGTTTGCTCAGATTTTGAGCAAAGAGAAATCATTTTGTCTGTATATATTTGATGGATATGGTCTTTTAGCTTTTCTGTGTTGCTTTGTAGTTCTAAGGTAGCGTTTGAACTTTTTATTAATGTTTCTATTGTTTTTATCCATTCTTTTTTTATTTCGATTAGTTCAATCATTGCAGCACAGATTTCTTTTAAAGTATTTTGATTAAAATCATTTTCTTTTAGTGTATCCATTTTGATTGCTAAATCTTCAAGAGCAACTTCAAATCTTTGTTGAATTCTTATTCCCCCCGATATTTTTTTTATTGTCTCGTGGGCTTTTGGATTCTTGTAGAGCTTGTTTACAATTTCTGCTAAATTAAATATGTCAGTAGTGTTGTAGCCTAGTGATGAGTAAAATTGTCTTCTCATTTTTTGGGATTCTATTAGGCTTGAGTTCATTTTTTCTCTGTGTTTTTGTCCGCTTTGAGAGTTTATTTTGTAAACATTAATTAGTTCAAACATGCTATTTTTTAGCCCAAATTGACTAGGTATTTCTGTTTGAAGCTTGTCTCTTTTTATTATTGCCATTTCTCTTGCCAAGATTTCAAAGAGTTCGTCAATTAGGTCTGCTTCGTCTTTGCTTTGGTTCTTTAAGTCTTGTGTAGATCCTAAATGTTCTTGCTCTTTTATATCTTTTTGAGGATTTAATTCATCGTTTTTTGTTTCTGTAAAACTTGCTACTTTAGTTTGACTGTCTTCGTGGTTTAGCTTACAAGAAAACAATGTTATTATTCCTAATGTTATAAATATCGATAATTTTGCTTTATTCAAAATTTTATCCTTTAATAAAAATTTTAAGTAATTTTTATTATTTAAAAATAATACTTAATGATTTAAATTTAGTTCAAATTTGAAATTGAACAATAATAAAAAAGAAAAGATTAGATCTCTTCTTTTTTAAAAGCGTTGTAAAAATAGTTTATTTTTGTTATTTAAATAAATTATTAAAATTCTGTTATTTCAAT
Encoded here:
- a CDS encoding lipoprotein, encoding MVKKVILISLGALILSCDLLFENEKQKTTNTKNVVGTIPVSIQSIEIRESNQNPTSFEKYYSQTYPIKTLAIDFNINRENEFQKAEDKILSTKGKVESLSILIRKQLLDSKGLTLKNLKEIKNIENLFQKQELLFIFNIKKNKKNIINIMLNPPNDTQKPKNYALLDLKNLIKNNVSEKYLNPIYRFQIKNKKDYHSIDYNKVSISENSIELDLAPHNQIFKMSKNFAQILEILTDINKLRLVIQKEYI